The genomic interval TGGCTGTGATGCAGTTAGGTTGTGCTTAGTTGGACCAGATTGTTCCAACTAAGTGAAACTGTGAGTGGCTCATTGAATCAGTTATGGTTCCTTTTTTTGGTACATTTACCGTACCAAAAAACTTTTACTGTGATATTAAAGTGCACTGTAAATAAAAGTCTCTAATTCACCGTAAAatactggcagctgtggttacTGAAAATTTACCGTATAAATACGTTAAAATCcatatttatacaataaaattcTGTGGTTGCCAGTATTTTACAGacaattttttctctttttttctttcatacttttttttacagtgtagataTATCGTacttttaaatcctttttcaCATGTAAATCATTATTATTTGGAGCATGTCGTTTTCCCTCGTttcaaaagagagaaaagggacTGAGGTTGCTGAAGCAGTGCTCCAAAAACTGATGTGGTACATGCCTGAGAATAATCTCATTTAATCAGACAGTTTGAAGAGGCTTTGATGTAAGGACTGCTGTGCATTAACACAAACTagaaccaaacattttgacttgtcTACTTGCAATTTTGGCATAACTGAAATTGCAAGTAGACAATTTCAGTTACATgcgagggggaaaaaatggcgGCTTCACAAAACCAATTTGCTGGAAGTCATGACCTTGTTTAGCAGTTCCACAGCAAATGTGATGACATCATAGCCAAGAAAACGTCATAGCAAATAGAGAGAAAtgaacagactgaaaaatatagtccaaaaagaaaataaaggtaTCCAGCACCTGGAGAGAATATGAATGTAAAAGACTCTGAAAGTACCATATACAAAATAGTGGATTTTGCAAGATATGTCCCCTTGAAAACACGCAGTGAGCTTTTTAGGTCAGTTTAAATTTCTAATTACCGTAATTTAATTTGGTAAAAACCAGAATAACGAGATGCAGTGATTTATGCCACAGGAGCCCTAAACAAGTACTGAGTGCACAGAAATAAGTCTgagatttatgtttaaaattagGGCTCAAAATGTAATGAGTAATATTGTAATCTTCTAAGACACAGATTGTCGGGTTTTCATTCTCTGCAAGCCATAATcatgaaatttttatttatttttgactttgtgtgTAAAGAACCTATATGAGTTCACTTTTCTGAAATCCGTgaccaaaaatataatttttcaaatattcactttttttttacctgtaatAGTTTTCTAAATCatgaacaaagacattttatgcTATTTTTATAGAAGTTATCCCACACCTTAAAAATACACCACAAATCATGTAACTCCATAAGAAGCACTTTAGCCTATTTCCAACTCTCTCGTGTTTTCACAGGACACTCATGATGAGAAAGTCAAGCCTCCAGGAAAGGTAGCAAACAAAAAGACCCCTGTTGCCAAAACACCTCCAAAGGCACCCAAAGAAAAACCAGTCAAGCCCAAGAAAGAGGTCATAAAGCCTGGGAAACCGATTAAGCCCGACCCAACTCCAAAATCGAAGGTGGTTGGCCAGCAGCCTGGTGTGGTGAGGAGCATCACATACTACAAGGCCTCTAAGACCAACCAAGACGACCAAAGAGGAGGTACGAGTTATAACTTTGATCTAAACAACCTGTATACTCTCCAGTCAACATTCATGAAGGGCAAGTCAATGTGAGGTAAATATGTTCAACAATCTGCAGTGAGTGTGGTCGTCTGGGTCTGATCCACTGTGGGTGTTGATAACAATCCATTAGTCTCTGAGCCCTCATGACTCTGAATCAGAAAACAACAGGCAAGTAGGGTCAGTATTTACTGGGACAGTAGGAGTGTTCCCAGAACAGCCTTTAAATAACTGCAGGATAAGGCTCTCATTGTTTcgctcattttttaaaatttgaagcGAAAGGAACGATTATAGAAAACGACCCTGTGCAGCTCTTTATCTGCTCTGGCCTTGGGGTTTCTATTAGCAGGAAATCAAAGCTTTTCTACATCAGCGGTAGAAATGGACGTCATTGAGGACAGTCTGAATGCAGAGCTGCCATGTTCATGACGAGCCTCAGCTCTGCTCCTCTCAGTGAGGCAGAAGGACCCTGACATCGAAGAGAAAGCGTTTCCTGAATCCTCTTCAGGTCTGTAGAGGGGTGATTAGGGCTGCTGCGTTTTCACAGCATAGAGCTGTCAGACGCTATGTTCTGCCATGTATGTGAATCTGACAGAGCCCAAGCACTTTTGTCAAACATCTGCACCTGTTGCTTCTGCTGAGACAGGATGCAGTGACCCTTAAATAGCCAGAAAAGGCAGTTACAAATCCAGACTTTCATCACATGTAGTTAGGGCCAAAAATCCCATTTCAAATACGGGGGCAGGGAGtgacatctttttaaaaaggagGAGAAGGGTCACCTTTCCTGTGTCCCTGTCTGCCTATATATAATAGGGCTGTCAAAATTAACATGTTAATGCATGTagttaatctgaaaatgttaaagcGATAATATTACATCATATAGATTAATCAAAAGCTTCTCTCCTGTGGGTGGTTGTGTAGTTCATCAGCTCGACAGACGGTGAGCGACAAACGACAGAGAAAGGTCAAAGTTCTCTGTGActacagacagaaacaaaagttgaacatttttaactttttatttatttgctttttaattatGGCGGTCGCTCAGCTGGATGAGAACAAGGGACTGTCGCCTCATCGCACAAGTTCCATGGGGAATGAATGGAGTGGGACGTTTCTAGCATggatataaaaacatgaaaaactgagaAGTGTCTATAGCCAAATATCAACTTGTTCTAGGGAATTCTctcttcatttttaatgtctgtCAGCACAGAACAGTCGTCTACATGTCAGGCTGTAGCTTTTTATGGAATCCAAAAAGAAGCAATGTTACAGAAAGAAAGGGATAGAAAAACCCAGATCAATACCGACCCAAATCATTTCGACCCAGCCCGATTTTTGAGTCTGGTTCAGGTCGGGCTCAGAGAACAAATCTAAACTCTGATCTCCATTCAACTCACTGAGAAACTATCAACTGGCTGGACCTGTGTTGAATTAGGCCAGtcatttttaatgataaaattataaaatcatttactttatgcaaaaaaggaaaattggcattttgtagaaatcagtatTCACTTTGAcattgaagggtttttttttgtaaaatggctCATTTTATTGATcctgattgatttgtaaaatcaataaaatgataaaacattcaagaggtgaatattttttttataagccCTATACATGTTGACCTGAAAATCCTCTGAAATCTGTCTTAAACAAAagagatcaaaatgaaaaacctgtatttcttttctattttgaagTGGGCATTCTAACAACACATCATGTGGCTTCAGAGACAATATCACTGCATTACTGCTCTTCATGTTTAATAAATGCAATACTTCATTGTACTTGTACAATTCAATATTGTCATGCAACTAGAATGTTGGACATGTGGTATAAATCGTGCAAAAAATGACTCAATTATAAATGCTTACAGTGCCTCATTATAATATCAAGCTTCATTTAAGAGTGTTTGATCTTTTCTAACACAGCATATTTTTTATGTCCCTTGTGTGTGCCTTATTAAGCACAGATATCTGTCCCATCAATCAACAATGAAATGATGTTATCTGTTATATAACCTCAAAGCAGTCTGCTGCTAAGGACACTTTGCTTTCTCTGGGCTGGTAGTTTGTGCAACACATCCAAGTGAATCGGTGACCGTCAGACATCCATACAGTTTAAACGGATCGGCTTTAACAAGTgccataaaacatgtttatttctgctgtGGCCCTGCTGCCGCTAATCTCTGGAACAATCCAAACCTCTGCGAAGGATCTCCTGATACCAAGAACGCTTAATTGCTTGACATCTTTGCAGAAGAAGCAGCTTCTTCTCGCTGTCCTCAGGTCCATGTGGTGTCAGCATGCGTGTCAGGAAGACTTTCCCCACACATCTGTCAGCCAGCTTGGAATGCAGCAGTTTCAGGACCAGTGGAAGGCTGCCCCACCATCAGACTGTCAACTTTTTAGCAGGAGAAATTGCAATTGAGACTGGAGTTGactgataaaacatttaaacagttcTTCCATGagaagtttttaataaaattgatCCTAAACTTCAGTCGACGTTTAGACAGTCAAAGGCTTTTTGTACTGTGTTTCCACTCTTACAGTTTTCTTGTTTCCAACCAAATTTTGTTGCCCTTTTTGCTTGGTGAGAGTTGCTTTTTAATGTTGACAAATAGTAATAATGCtgtatttttaatctgatatttttcGTGTAAAGCTCCTGTTGTTTCTCATCTGGCTGTTCTGTTCCACAACTCCTGCTCTTCTCCTCAACAAGCCAAGTACAAGtcgctttttttaaattatttttcttttgccattcTGACCTGGGATTTATCCAATTACTTACTGaccattgttttgttttgagatattttatgttttgcatatgAACATTTCCAAATGCATGCAGTGGAAAAATATCCACCACTGGTTACTATATATAAAAGGTCGGCCCTCAATTTCTTGCTTTACAAAAAACTCCATATATCAAATATCTTTCTGTAGTGCAGCGGCCCTTAGAAACAGATACTTTTCAGTTGCACACTTGGTAATAAAGAGGCAGAAATTGACTGATACAGGCTTTTTAAGGATGGTGTGGATACTGATGATTTTGACATCAGTCTAACCGATCCCCAACATCTGTGGCCGATTTTTTCTGGCCAACTCTTGAAGctgatatttctttttcttcctccacttatatgataaaaatgacacaatgaTGACAAATGTTAAAAGCctcaatttaaacaaaaaggaaacatttattaacaaaacaaggaaaacatactaaaaatgGGTAACAAACAACGTAGAACATTTAACACCGCTGTTCCACCGCTCACAGTGAGACAAAGACTTTCAAAGATGCAGCTAAATTAGACAgctaaatatgtattaaaatgttaaaacttacGCTGGTTGTTGTTGGCACTCAGTCTTACAACATTACCAGCTGCTCTCTGCCTGGATGGAGAAGCAATGTATGAGGTCATGTGATCTCAAGGCATAGCTGCTGCTCTAACGACCTGGCAAGCAAATGCACGCATTGGCCGATGTCAATACAAGAAATGAACACAAATATTGACACAAAATGTCGGCCGGCTGACGTATCCATCGACCTGTGCTGAGAGGGAATAAATATGCTTACAAATACACACccaaatgttaacatttttgttttacatatttttgataataaagcaaaaacCTGTGTTGAAACGATGACCTTGATGCTTTGGTCATAATGGCTCAATGATGCAATGATGGCTCATGAGGTTAGAAGAAGAAAGCAGTGTTTATCCGTTCTAACAGCAGTCATCCTCCAGGTATTGTCTCTCTTATTCTGATTCCCCTTATCATCTGCTCCTTCATCTCAGACCACTCTGTGAAAACACACCCGGTCCATCATCTAACAGAAAATGAGCCTGAGGATGGAGGGACTGAAACTATCCTAGAGCCTGTTGAGGGAACTGTGGCTGAGACCTTTGACCCCACTACAGCTCCCACTGCTACCAttaccaccaccaccactacTACCGCCACCACCACCACAACGTCCACCACCACAGAGCCCACTACTACCACTATCCAAAGCACGCCCCGGTCTGAAAGACCAGCTCCTACTATTGTGCTGGTGCTGGAcaactccaacaacaacagTCGGCCCAGCCTCCACAGAGAAGGTATGTGTTGAACTCTGTGCTGTGATAAGATCAGTATTTTGCTGCATGCTGTCACGACAGTGAGGCCGCCCAACTGAGCAGCAGAAGATCGTGCAGTCTTGAGCTGCCAAGACATGTAGAAGCATGGAATCAATTTAAGCTCATGTTAATGCGAATCATTCTCTCCCGGACATGCAGGTTGAATTTTCTGCTTGTTACTTCCAGGGAAGATTCTCAACTGTGAAGGAACTCTGGCATCCATTGAGCAACCGGAGAAACAACACAGTTATGGGCGCAATGAGGGAGCCTGGATGAAGGATCCTTTGGCTAAGGACTCCAAGATCTACGTGACTAATTACTACTATGGCAACAACCTGGTGGAGTTCCGTAACCTGGATAACTTCAAACAAGGTACGCATCATTCTGgtgtttttgagaaaatgcaTATAATCTACAAGATATAGTTCATCCCTGTGTTTGGACTTCAagctttgttttagttttattccagACATTTGAGTTTGTGGGAATATTTAAAGTTAAGGCATTTCAGTGGCTGATGTCATTATGTTCTATCAATTCATTTCAATAGCCATGTATTTGTAAGATGgttatttttgcacaatttaCCCAAAGACTGAGCAAATGGACTGTGATCCACAGCATTATTGACCAAGCAGGAAAGCATAACATGCATAAAGAGTAAACCAATGGCTGCTCTTTATGTATGTTAACCTGGTAACGCTGGTAATGTACAGTGACATGGACGATAAAAACCCCTAACAGATTTGTAGcgtttttgcatattttgtcatGCAACCACACTGAAGGGTTTTTAAGGAATGGCCAGCTTAAGatcattgttttattgttttataagtGTTTTATCTAGATTTAAGTtgcaaaatcttttttaacGAGTTTTTCAGTGGTGGATTTGTTGGTGTGATTTGGAGCAATGTCCCGCTGTATAACTCAGGTCAAGAACGGATGGATGTAAGTTTTCCTTCAGTATCTTCTGGTAGAGAGTAGAATTCATGGTCCATCAGTGACAACAAGAGGACCAAGAACATCACATTACatccaccatgtttgactgctGACATGGAGATCTTTTTCATCAAGTCCTAAACCCTTTAATGCCAGACCTAATGGGACACACACATTCCAAACACTTTTGTCTTTACCTTCCACACAGTATTTTTCCAAAGCTTTGGTTTAGAAAAACATGTAGTATTTGCTATAATTCCTGTTTGACTTAATAAAAGTATGAACAGACACCAATATGCAACATGATGAATACACAGATGAGACAGTTTACCGTTCCTATGTCCGAATGAACTGCAGACTTGTAACATTCTTTCTGGGAGCGTGGAGAAGATCTGCACATGTTGGATTTGACTTGTTGATTTAGATATGTTTAGACATTGGGTTTACTAAATGCACTTACATGTGAGGCATCCTGTGGTGTGGTGAGCTCACAGCTGTGTGCGGATGACTAGGTATCTCTGTGAGTAGCGGTGCTTCCTGCTGTTCCTTGACATGTGCTTTGGCCTTTCTTTTTGAACTAAATCCAGCAGAAGAGGATTAAGAGAGCCGGTTGGCCTCAGGGGTAGGACCAGAGAGAGTGGGGTTAAGAGTGGGGGTGGAGGGGTTCTGCTccacattgtttttgttcttcacaGGCTTCAGTTTATCTACATCGGACTTCCTGAGATTGGAGGGTTAGAATGGGAAATAGGATGTGATTAGAAAGTGACACCTATAGTACAAAGTGTGTTAGTTCAGGGGGGAAATCCTACACAAACAGGATCACTGTTACGCTAAGCCTGTGCACATACAGTCTGgtactgtgaaaaaaatcagcttAGCAAGGGAAGCTTCATGTTTGCAACTCACAGTAAGTAAAGCATAATGCATCTCTTATCCAGTATTGTCTGTGTGGCTGCTATTTCCTTTGTAGTAATGAACAACTGACCAAACTGTCTGTTTTTTGCAGACTGGCTTTAGACAtgtagaaattatattttatgttattgttcTCAGTTTACATGGCTGAGATCAAGACCTCtctatgttttgcaaaatgcaccttttttttttttttactgattcaGGTGTTAACAAGTTACAACACTTCTCAAATATATTGTGGAGTTAAATTGTCTTTGAACTTTGATGCACCATAAGTAGGCCTGATTTGTTCAGCTTCAGTCAAACAGAGGGAATAAATTCACagtcagattttatgttttttggcaGATGCAACTCCCTACAGAAAGTGATGGAAGCCAAGCAACAGCCATAAAGAGTGGCCCTTAATTTGATGGCTCCGTTTATGGGAGCTAGAATGGATAAAATAACAACTCTATCAACATCtctgtcttttgtcttttatctaaattaaacacaaatgtgTTAACTTGTTGGGACACATCAGTGCCTTTACCTGTAGAGACCATTTATGTCCAGAAGTAGAACCAGAGGGAGAGGACTCTTTTCTCAATAAGCTATCAGAATTCAAGATGTAGCTGCAGATGCTAAATGAACAGTTAGAGTTAGACGCTCAATAAAGTATCTGTGAAGATACTTACCACCTGTTTGAAgacagtctttttattttatctaagtGGGCATGTGCAGATGTTTGACTGTGgtagtgtgtgtttttgttggcaGATAAGACTTTTGGATCAAGTGTTCATAGCTGAGTCCAGGCCATGCAGTCTCAAGAGATGCATTACGATAAGGGAGGGAGCATGCCTGGGGCTGGGAAGATGACTAAAGATTAAAGAAATATTCTCTCTGAGGGCCAAAGCACAGCCTGGTTTTTCTTGGATCACAGTATCCCAGTCATGGGATAACATAAACATTGACATTATTGGTTGTCACGCAGGCAGATTGCATCAGTGATGATACGATGTTAAAGCAGAATGTGTTCATTGGCAAATGAGACTTGAGTGTCGTAATGAAGGAGCAAAAGCTAATCCTGTTCTGTCATTTGTTCTAGGGCGTTGGAGTAATCTTTACAAACTGCCCTATAACTGGATCGGGACTGGCCATGTGGTTTATAACGGAGCGTTCTACTACAACAGGGCCTTCACTAAGAACATCATTAAGTATGATCTGAGGATGCGATATATGGCAGCGTGGACTCTGCTGCACGATGTCGTCTATGAGGACACCAACCGCTGGAAGTGGAGGGGACACTCGGATATTGACTTTGCAGTTGACGAAAGTGGTCTGTGGGTAATCTACCCATCTCTGGACTATGACTACAACCAGCAAGAGTTGATTGTGATTAGCAAACTGGATCCCGGAGACCTGTCCCTGAAAAAGGAAACGACCTACCGAACAGGCCTCAAGCGGAACTCTTATGGAAACTGCTTCATCATCTGTGGTGTCCTGTACGCTGTCGATGTGTACAACCAGAAAGAAGCTGAGGTGAACTATGCTTATGACACCCACACAAACACGGAGGCAATCCCACGTTTGCCATTCACCAACGAGTACTCCTTCACCACCCAGATCGACTACAACCCAAAGGATAAGCTTCTGTATGCATGGGACAATGGCAATCAGGTCACATATCAGGTGAACTTCATTGAGGAATGAGCACAGGTAATTTGTATCCAGGCTTGCCAGGATGGCAACCAGTTAGAGGATTCTCAGTATTTATCTGTAAGAACTCATGTAGAACCTATCATTGGACGTAGATCTATTTTTGGGCCTCAGTCAGGCTTTACAGCCTTTCCTGTTATCTTCTAAAGCATGTTGTTATACAATTTTCCAatcctttaatttgttttgcacaGCTTTGGATAATCAATTATAataacaaactgaaaacaatattattttccTGCTATATTACCAATCAGCTGACTACTGAATACAACCTGGGGCAGAAAATATCTTTCTTAGAAtatatttgatcagtttttctattttgttgtcaaaaaaacccctaaaacaagacaaaaaaccaaaaaaaaaaaaccccagataTGACCCAAAGCTGGTCTATTTAGTAAATAGTATGCCTGTCACTCTAGTAAttttttctggatgataaattgccccagaaattattgagataaacaataacattatggttttgaaaccattttcaactatataatgataatggcataataatacaaGTTCACCATTGCATTATTGAGGATGAACTCAATGCAAAATTTCAAAGAAATTGTGTTCTTTACAAACGAAACTCACAACAAccaaaatctataaataaaaaaggaaataaactccacaataaaaactcaaaaccttTAATAAATTGGATTATTTAGTTTccaaacaaaattgcccttcaataAATATGAATCATCAGAAGCAATCAATTTCATGTTGTCTCATAAAAgtgattgattaattgcttattgcgacaggttCAGCTACCACCATTCTGTGGTCACATTTACTGTCTTCACCAGGAGCAAAGTGGAGCCGAAGTCCAAGTTTTTGTTTGGGTGCACAAACGTGGTGAAAAAAAGTTGATTCTGATTCTAGCTGAACGTTCAATCTTTGTCAAACATCTcaagatatactgtatatacaaaaCAAAGTTGCCTCATTGGTGTatcatttttcacattatggattgaaaagaaatgtaatcaTTTGGTGTTgaggaaatgaacaaaaaaggCAGAGCCTTTTCATTTACcttgtttttcagtttccaCCATAtactttcagtttgtttgaaatCCAGACTATGTCTGGAAAGGTCACTGAGCTGATCTGCCTTTCCTGAAGAGAAGTTTGAACGCTCTTTGCTTGGTGTAAAGTTGCGTTATTATTCTGACAAATCTTGATTTCATTATTAAGCTTTCTTTGGATTGATGGAATAAGAAATGTTAGTAATGTGCGTGTCAGGAGTCTGAGCTCTCCATTAACCCAGAGCTCATCCTCGCTGCTGCTGTAGTAGATCCACAAGCAGAATTAGCGAAATCACTTAGTGGCGGCAGACTCACTTCAAACACCGCAGACTTAGAAGATTCTGTCTGGAGTAGGCAGACAGTGATTTGTGGAATATATGATGATTCagttaaacaatttttttactCTGAATCTCTGACTGCATGCATTTTAAACAGCCATACAACCATCGGTCAAATGGCACCAGGAGCAGAAGAATTATTATTAACAGTGACTGTTGggaactaaacaaaaactgtatTGATTTGCCTTTtacgtttcttcttcttcttcttcttcatgtgtTCAACCCATCACACAATCATCCTCTCAGGCCACAACCGCTTTTTTGGCAACAAAACTGACTCAAGTGTCTCCAGGAAACTGGATCAATTTAAACAACTGGAGTCCATAAATGGAACTGAGTTGATCACGCCAAAGTGTTATGCTAACAGATAATGAAATTATGAATTAATAAGCAGCTATCTCTGAACGTTAGGAAAATAATGCTCAGTAAAACAACTCATCAAGCAACCACCAGGAGTACTGATTCCATATTTTTCATCAGAGGTTGTGTTTGTCATTTACCTAAGATATCAGACTTTCCAATGGCTGTTGAGATTCATTCtggagtgtttttgtttttaatagtttttgaaaaatgttttctctttttggcATTTAACTCAGCTGGTGATATTACTTCAGCCTGTTCTAGCAGACAGGCTTCTGAGAAAGGTTCCCAGGGCCTAAGTATCAGTCATGTCATCATTTTCCCATCCTGTGACCAAACATTTATTCAGGaatttgctttattattatcCATGCATCCTGTTTCTTCACCAGAGAAATGTCGAGGAGTGTGCTGATTAAACTGTATGAAAAAATGTAcactttacttttatatttgttcACAATATGATTTGATGATGTAATGAATCTGTTATTGTTTCTTCATAAAAAGATCCAGTTTTTACCATGCCAATAACCTTTCATAGCCACTGTATATATTGTAAATGAGCATTTGAATGTTTGCACTTCAAACCGGGATCATCATGTTCTAACAAAAGTGCAATGTAGCcatgttattttgtttcagatttacATGTTTTACCACCCATGATGTAAGGCTTACACAAatctagaatgttttttttgggggggttctTGCAACAACATTGTTGCAGGAACATTGTTGTTCCTGCAACAATGATTCATAaccacaatgtttttttaaaaaagcttattACTGAAATCATGTCAGTATCAATAAAGTCATTTGTTTAAGTCTACacatagaaacagaaacataatatTGTGTTGAAACAAGTTGAGCATGTGCTTGtgtcatgaaataaaatgttcactCTGAAATCCTGTTGTGAGCTCTGTACATAAATCCACCGTGACCAATAAATGCCACAGGATAACAGCCTCACCCTCCTTGTTTGAAAGGGAGGAAGACAAGTTAGTCAAACTTTCCGATTTCCGGATAACAGAGGTTTCTGgtttaaagtaaaagtaacaatGTTGCTTAATCTTAGTCCAGGTATACAAAACATACATAACATAGTCATAATATGGCCTGAGTCATAATAATACAGCCATTATCGTATGTATTTTGGAtagatttcaaaatgtaatactTAGTCTCCAAGTCATGTAACTCTGGAAGAAGACAGAAATTAATCATGAGGTGAATTGTGGGTGTGGTGTTTTAACACATGTGGTTTCTCATTTGAcaccaagaagaaaaaaaaaagccttgtttctctgtgttgttcTGAATACCAGTGACGGGCCGGTTCAGTTCAGTAATGATGTCAGTCTTGGCCCCGCTAAGGTCTGATGAGCGCACCACTGACGGTGCGGCCAATCATGAACTCTGTCATGAAATGTTGGCATGTTGTGGCGATGGAACAATCACACTCTCACTGACTGTGTTGATGAGTGCTGACAATTCACATGACCTGTGCCACTTCGGCCCCAGACGCCCGGGGTCAGCACAAAGCCTTGACCCTGTTCACATCAGCAGGGCCTCCTGTTCATCGGCAGCACATACTGTATGCATCACGCACCATCATGTCCTCCCAGCGGCCGGGATGTGAAGCCTTTGTCTCCATGGGACATTCCTGGATCTGGATCACTCAATCACATCTAAGAGCGAATCTACTTAAAAGTATGTaacttttctaaagaaaaacaaacaaacaaacaaaaaaatttcacgtatttgttaaaactgctaCCATGTAATGACAGAAtgttatgaaacagataatctgtggaaataTCAATCTACACCTCTTCCCTGAGCtactactgccatctgcagaaatgcaccgctcccggtcaaaaacaaccaatcagagccagggggaggggCTAAGCAGTGTCAATCATCCATGTGTATATGCTGCCCACattctcttcctttctctctgctacactacagctggttcacctcAACATAGTGTGCCACAAATGCTATGGCTTGTTAGCATAGCATAGTTTGAGGCATATTGCATATTATAGAGAGTTAAGATGTTGTGGCCCTTCTCCAACTAGCATTTAGCCTTAGCCTCAGGGACCAACTAGTCTGGAttgtttaaatgaatatttatttattgcaaaacaAAGTTCTGGTTTTCACTGAAGATCAGTTCACCACCAGACAGCATCAA from Xiphophorus maculatus strain JP 163 A chromosome 11, X_maculatus-5.0-male, whole genome shotgun sequence carries:
- the olfml2a gene encoding olfactomedin-like protein 2A, encoding MFSRPVKMWRLTNLLACLLVLCKDASSQNKIFGDTEPVRMTSEGSDCRCKCIMRPLSKDACLRLRSGSVRVEDFYTVETVSSGSDCKCSCTAPPSSLNPCENEWKMEKLKKQAPELLKLQSMVDLLEGTLYSMDLLKVHSYINKVVSQMNTLEETIKTNLTRENEYVRDSMTSLTNQFKKYENYSNIMMSIKKEISSLSLQLLQKDTSESKAQDTHDEKVKPPGKVANKKTPVAKTPPKAPKEKPVKPKKEVIKPGKPIKPDPTPKSKVVGQQPGVVRSITYYKASKTNQDDQRGDHSVKTHPVHHLTENEPEDGGTETILEPVEGTVAETFDPTTAPTATITTTTTTTATTTTTSTTTEPTTTTIQSTPRSERPAPTIVLVLDNSNNNSRPSLHREGKILNCEGTLASIEQPEKQHSYGRNEGAWMKDPLAKDSKIYVTNYYYGNNLVEFRNLDNFKQGRWSNLYKLPYNWIGTGHVVYNGAFYYNRAFTKNIIKYDLRMRYMAAWTLLHDVVYEDTNRWKWRGHSDIDFAVDESGLWVIYPSLDYDYNQQELIVISKLDPGDLSLKKETTYRTGLKRNSYGNCFIICGVLYAVDVYNQKEAEVNYAYDTHTNTEAIPRLPFTNEYSFTTQIDYNPKDKLLYAWDNGNQVTYQVNFIEE